The Metabacillus litoralis genome contains a region encoding:
- a CDS encoding SDR family NAD(P)-dependent oxidoreductase — protein MYLPSFNLSDKVAVITGAGRGIGKSLAIGFAEAGADVVLLSRTEKDLQEVASTITEIGRKALPVVTDVTKPADIHSAIERIKQEKIKVDILVNNAGMNIRSQALDVTEDEWDKIMDTNLKSAFFMSREIGALMKEQGDGGRIINISSVAGKMALRTGVAYGATKAAMIQMTKILAFEWGKYNINVNSIGPWYFETLLTKELLSDEEYVKDILAVTPLKRIGQLPELVGPAVFLASEASSYISGQTLFVDGGMTINGF, from the coding sequence ATGTATTTACCGTCTTTTAACTTATCAGATAAAGTTGCTGTCATAACAGGTGCTGGTAGAGGAATAGGGAAATCGTTAGCTATTGGATTTGCAGAGGCTGGAGCAGATGTAGTATTGCTATCTCGTACCGAAAAAGACCTTCAAGAAGTAGCGTCAACTATCACTGAGATAGGGAGAAAAGCACTACCTGTTGTTACGGATGTGACGAAGCCTGCTGACATTCACTCTGCTATTGAAAGAATTAAGCAGGAAAAGATAAAGGTTGATATCTTGGTGAATAATGCTGGAATGAATATTCGCTCTCAAGCTTTAGATGTAACAGAAGATGAATGGGATAAAATTATGGACACCAACTTAAAATCTGCTTTTTTCATGTCTCGTGAAATAGGTGCGCTTATGAAGGAGCAAGGAGATGGGGGAAGAATCATTAATATTTCTTCTGTTGCTGGTAAAATGGCTCTTAGAACAGGAGTTGCATATGGGGCAACAAAAGCAGCGATGATTCAAATGACAAAAATCCTCGCATTTGAATGGGGGAAATACAATATAAATGTTAATTCAATTGGCCCATGGTATTTTGAAACTCTGTTAACGAAAGAATTACTTTCGGATGAAGAGTATGTTAAAGACATTTTAGCTGTTACTCCGTTGAAAAGAATTGGACAGCTCCCTGAATTAGTAGGTCCTGCAGTGTTCTTGGCATCAGAGGCTTCAAGCTACATTAGTGGGCAAACATTGTTTGTAGATGGCGGAATGACAATTAATGGGTTTTGA
- a CDS encoding SE1832 family protein, protein MSSQDIQQKIEELKMEYIRVQGDIEKLEATGHSIEKLESKLLELEEELSKYRSQQKNS, encoded by the coding sequence ATGAGTTCACAAGACATCCAACAAAAAATAGAAGAATTGAAAATGGAATATATACGAGTACAAGGCGATATTGAGAAATTAGAAGCAACAGGACATTCAATTGAAAAGCTTGAGAGTAAGTTACTTGAACTTGAGGAAGAACTATCAAAATATCGTTCTCAACAAAAAAATAGTTAA
- a CDS encoding YesL family protein has protein sequence MSGIMGGLNRVFEWIMRLSVINILWILFNLPICYLLFSILFATDQSSMFLFLLTIAVLAPFIFFPATTAMFGVVRKWVMGDLDVPLLKSYWLFYKENYLRSLTGGIILTFIWVVWGADFFFFAKMNMIISSFFLVGFLFLFLMTVFFFSNTVHTELKLFTSIKNSFFLTMVYPLINLMVLVTSAIILYMSIGVFTFLIPFFMGTLIAYVSFAAYFHKLEKIQDKTSEAQK, from the coding sequence ATGAGTGGTATAATGGGTGGACTAAATCGTGTGTTTGAATGGATTATGCGTTTGTCCGTTATTAATATACTTTGGATATTGTTTAATCTACCAATTTGTTATTTACTTTTCTCTATTCTTTTTGCTACAGATCAATCGTCTATGTTTTTGTTTTTATTAACTATTGCAGTGTTGGCACCTTTTATCTTTTTCCCTGCAACAACGGCTATGTTTGGTGTAGTTCGTAAATGGGTGATGGGTGACCTCGATGTACCATTACTAAAATCGTATTGGTTATTTTATAAAGAAAACTATTTGAGAAGTTTAACAGGGGGAATAATCCTAACATTTATCTGGGTAGTATGGGGAGCGGATTTTTTCTTTTTTGCTAAAATGAATATGATTATAAGCTCGTTTTTTTTAGTAGGCTTCTTATTTTTATTTTTAATGACAGTGTTTTTCTTCTCAAACACCGTTCATACCGAGTTAAAGCTATTTACAAGTATTAAGAATTCATTCTTTCTCACAATGGTTTATCCATTAATTAATTTAATGGTGTTAGTAACTAGTGCAATTATTCTTTATATGAGCATAGGAGTATTCACATTCCTTATCCCATTTTTCATGGGAACACTGATTGCATATGTATCATTTGCGGCATATTTTCATAAACTTGAGAAAATACAGGATAAGACTTCAGAAGCTCAAAAATAA
- a CDS encoding proline dehydrogenase family protein, producing MSVITRDLFLYLSNNKTLNRAAQNWGANIASGKIVGGMDFPSSIKFIKELNNEGLSVTVDHLGEFVRSEAVARERTVECIQTIETIVAQQLDSHVSLKLTSLGLDISKNLVYENMTKIMESAEKNQVMVTIDMEDEQRCQDTLSIFKDLKTDYHYISTVLQAYLYRTEKDLDELSSYQPFLRLVKGAYKESPKVAFPEKEDVDNNYKKLIKKHLLNGHYAGIATHDDAIIEYTKKLAEEYNIPKHSFEFQMLYGMRSTTQRELVKEGYKMRVYVPYGRDWYGYFMRRLAERPANIAFALKGMTKK from the coding sequence GTGTCAGTTATTACAAGAGATCTATTTTTATATTTATCTAACAACAAAACGTTAAATCGTGCCGCTCAAAATTGGGGTGCAAATATTGCATCAGGAAAGATTGTGGGTGGAATGGACTTTCCAAGCTCCATTAAATTTATTAAAGAATTAAATAACGAAGGATTATCGGTTACAGTTGATCACTTAGGTGAGTTTGTTAGAAGTGAAGCGGTAGCAAGAGAACGTACAGTAGAATGTATTCAAACAATCGAAACGATTGTTGCTCAGCAGCTAGATTCTCATGTTTCATTAAAACTTACTTCATTAGGCTTAGATATTTCTAAAAATCTAGTTTATGAGAATATGACCAAAATCATGGAATCAGCTGAAAAGAATCAAGTCATGGTAACAATTGATATGGAGGATGAGCAACGTTGTCAAGATACACTATCAATCTTCAAAGATCTAAAAACGGATTATCACTATATAAGTACTGTTCTACAAGCATACTTGTATCGAACAGAGAAAGACTTAGATGAATTAAGCAGTTATCAACCCTTTTTACGTCTTGTAAAGGGTGCATATAAAGAATCTCCCAAAGTAGCATTTCCTGAAAAAGAGGATGTAGATAACAATTACAAAAAATTAATCAAAAAACATCTATTAAATGGGCATTATGCTGGGATTGCCACTCATGATGATGCAATTATTGAGTACACGAAGAAATTAGCAGAAGAATATAACATTCCTAAACATTCTTTTGAGTTTCAAATGCTTTATGGAATGCGTTCAACAACACAAAGAGAGTTAGTTAAAGAAGGCTATAAAATGCGTGTATATGTACCATATGGGCGCGACTGGTATGGATATTTTATGAGACGACTTGCTGAGCGTCCAGCCAATATTGCCTTTGCACTTAAAGGAATGACCAAAAAATAA
- the pruA gene encoding L-glutamate gamma-semialdehyde dehydrogenase yields MTTPYKHEPFTDFSIEENRVAFEKALENVQEIMGKEYPLVINGERITTEAKIVSYNPANKEEVVGKVSKASQEHAEMAIQAADEAFKEWRYWNPEERANILFRAAAIIRRKKHDFSALLVKEAGKPWNEADADTAEAIDFLEYYGRQMIELAKGKPVNSREGESNKYIYTPTGVTVVIPPWNFLFAIMAGTTVAPIVTGNTVVLKPASATPVIAAQFVEVLEEAGLPKGVVNFVPGSGAEVGDYLVDHPKTSIITFTGSREVGTRIFERAAKVQPGQMHLKRVIAEMGGKDTVVVDNDCDIELAAQSIFASAFGFAGQKCSAGSRAVVHEDVYDQVLQRVIEITESKVTGNPESADTYMGPVIDQGSFDKIMDYISIGKEEGRLVSGGNGNDSKGYFIEPTIFADLDPNARIMQEEIFGPVVAFAKAKSFDEALEIANNTEYGLTGAVITRNRKHIERAKQEFHVGNLYFNRNCTGAIVGYHPFGGFKMSGTDSKAGGPDYLALHMQAKTISEML; encoded by the coding sequence ATGACAACACCATACAAACACGAGCCATTTACTGATTTTTCAATTGAGGAAAACCGAGTAGCTTTTGAAAAGGCGTTGGAAAACGTCCAGGAAATTATGGGGAAAGAGTACCCACTTGTTATTAATGGAGAAAGAATAACAACTGAAGCGAAAATTGTTTCATACAACCCAGCTAACAAAGAAGAAGTTGTTGGTAAAGTATCAAAGGCTTCTCAAGAACATGCAGAAATGGCAATCCAGGCAGCAGACGAAGCATTCAAAGAGTGGAGATACTGGAACCCGGAAGAAAGAGCTAATATTTTATTCCGTGCAGCTGCCATTATTCGTCGTAAAAAGCATGACTTTTCAGCATTGTTAGTCAAAGAAGCTGGGAAACCTTGGAATGAGGCTGATGCTGATACAGCTGAAGCAATTGACTTCTTAGAATATTATGGTCGACAAATGATTGAATTAGCAAAAGGAAAGCCAGTTAACAGCCGTGAAGGTGAAAGCAACAAATATATTTATACACCAACAGGCGTAACTGTTGTCATTCCACCTTGGAACTTCCTATTCGCGATTATGGCTGGTACAACAGTTGCACCGATTGTAACTGGAAATACAGTAGTATTAAAGCCTGCAAGTGCAACACCTGTGATTGCTGCCCAATTTGTTGAAGTCCTTGAAGAAGCAGGATTGCCAAAAGGGGTTGTGAACTTTGTTCCAGGTAGTGGAGCTGAAGTAGGTGACTATTTAGTTGATCACCCAAAAACAAGCATCATTACATTTACTGGCTCTCGTGAAGTGGGTACACGTATTTTCGAACGTGCCGCAAAAGTACAACCAGGTCAAATGCACTTAAAACGAGTGATTGCCGAAATGGGCGGTAAGGACACAGTTGTTGTAGATAATGATTGTGATATAGAATTAGCTGCTCAATCCATTTTCGCTTCGGCATTTGGTTTTGCAGGACAAAAATGTTCAGCAGGTTCTCGTGCAGTGGTCCATGAGGATGTATATGATCAAGTCCTGCAACGTGTTATCGAAATTACGGAAAGCAAAGTAACTGGGAACCCAGAAAGTGCTGATACTTATATGGGGCCAGTTATTGATCAAGGGTCATTTGATAAAATTATGGACTATATTTCCATTGGAAAAGAAGAAGGCCGCTTAGTAAGTGGTGGAAATGGAAATGACTCAAAAGGGTATTTTATTGAACCAACCATTTTTGCTGATCTTGATCCTAATGCAAGAATTATGCAAGAAGAGATCTTTGGACCGGTTGTAGCATTTGCTAAAGCAAAGAGCTTCGACGAAGCTCTTGAAATTGCTAATAATACCGAGTACGGTTTAACAGGTGCTGTTATTACAAGAAACAGAAAACATATTGAACGTGCGAAACAAGAGTTCCATGTTGGAAATCTTTACTTTAATCGTAATTGTACAGGAGCAATTGTTGGTTACCACCCATTTGGAGGCTTCAAAATGTCTGGAACGGACTCAAAAGCTGGTGGACCTGATTACTTGGCTCTTCATATGCAGGCGAAAACAATTAGTGAGATGTTATAA
- a CDS encoding GNAT family N-acetyltransferase, producing the protein MSFSHVNNSEVLPVFAHSVLEELITGEIIQQNNSSLINTSSGIFVVSGRPDIDFIEHTILPIYENKKRKNERFTLFSTSKEWDELLLNKATNEFKQYKRYSYLFNKHRYSLLILKDLTDGFELRRFNVDTIIKSHEFNEAYIKEYWGSVARFLQHGFGYSISYKDKIVSECISIFAFENYAEIDVATSSNFSGMGLASHVSAAFIKHCLEHDKVPRWDCDIHNVGSINLAQKLGFENPRMYSIFVKR; encoded by the coding sequence ATGTCATTTTCGCACGTTAATAATAGTGAAGTTCTCCCTGTTTTCGCTCATTCTGTTTTGGAAGAGTTAATCACTGGCGAGATCATTCAACAAAACAATTCATCATTAATTAATACGAGTTCAGGCATATTCGTTGTGTCTGGAAGACCGGATATTGATTTTATAGAACATACAATTCTTCCTATTTATGAAAATAAGAAACGAAAGAATGAACGATTTACCTTGTTTTCTACTTCCAAAGAATGGGATGAGTTATTACTAAATAAAGCAACCAATGAGTTTAAGCAATACAAGCGGTATTCTTACCTTTTTAACAAACATAGATATTCATTACTGATATTAAAAGATTTAACAGATGGGTTTGAGTTAAGAAGATTTAATGTAGACACGATTATCAAAAGTCATGAGTTTAATGAAGCCTATATAAAAGAATACTGGGGGTCAGTGGCGCGTTTTCTTCAGCATGGATTTGGATATTCCATTTCATATAAAGATAAAATTGTAAGCGAGTGTATTTCAATATTTGCTTTTGAGAACTACGCGGAAATTGATGTGGCTACTTCTTCAAACTTTAGTGGAATGGGTTTAGCCTCACATGTTTCAGCTGCTTTTATTAAGCATTGCCTAGAACACGATAAAGTACCACGTTGGGATTGTGATATACATAATGTAGGCTCGATAAACCTGGCTCAAAAATTAGGATTTGAGAATCCAAGAATGTATTCAATCTTTGTTAAAAGATGA
- a CDS encoding flotillin family protein, with protein MSGFFGVIVILIPLLIVAAIAGVGYFFWVKIRYRTARSNQALIITGPKLGDPEKETNIFADQEGRSMKIIRGGGYRLRRFQTATPVNLTSFQLKLSTPRVYTNGGVPIVADAVAMVKVADTLNGIANYAEQFLGKEQEEIEAEIIEVLGSNLRAILSKMTVEDINSDREKFNHDVSEVAQKQLDLMGFKITSLGLTDLRDADEENGYLENLGRPRIAEVRKLAEIAEANSERETRIHRAQTDQEAKEEEYKRQIAIAESKKEKDIKDAAFKEETERARAKSEQSYELERAKLAKEVKEEELTLKFLERERAVKLEEEESKVRKTKADAEYYETTRKAEAEARKSEIDGEAKARIRREEGSAEADVIRERGKAEAEARKLLAEAMEKHGDVIITEKLIEMLPVFAEKIAQPLTNIDSVKIIDSGNGHGVSSFGKSITKTMVDIQEPLKEMTGIDMGELLKSYATRTNRTDNHITFQEAKRDNGSDSVTVIEDEK; from the coding sequence ATGTCAGGTTTCTTTGGTGTTATCGTCATTTTAATTCCATTGTTAATTGTAGCAGCAATAGCTGGAGTAGGTTATTTCTTTTGGGTGAAAATTCGTTATCGAACAGCCAGATCAAACCAAGCACTTATTATTACTGGTCCTAAACTAGGTGATCCTGAGAAAGAAACGAATATATTTGCAGATCAAGAAGGACGTTCTATGAAAATTATCAGAGGTGGCGGTTACAGACTCAGACGTTTCCAAACGGCTACACCTGTAAATCTTACTTCGTTTCAGTTAAAGCTATCAACACCAAGAGTATACACAAATGGAGGCGTACCGATTGTAGCAGATGCTGTTGCCATGGTAAAGGTGGCAGATACGTTGAATGGTATTGCCAATTATGCTGAACAATTTCTAGGAAAAGAACAGGAAGAAATTGAAGCAGAAATTATTGAGGTACTTGGAAGTAATTTACGTGCAATTCTTTCGAAAATGACGGTTGAGGATATTAACAGTGATCGTGAAAAATTTAATCATGATGTTTCTGAGGTAGCTCAAAAACAATTAGATTTAATGGGCTTTAAAATTACTTCACTAGGGTTAACGGATTTGCGAGATGCTGATGAGGAAAACGGATATTTGGAAAACCTAGGAAGGCCTCGTATTGCTGAGGTTCGTAAATTAGCAGAAATCGCCGAGGCGAATAGTGAGCGTGAAACCCGAATTCATAGAGCGCAAACAGATCAAGAGGCAAAAGAGGAAGAATATAAGCGCCAGATCGCAATTGCGGAATCGAAGAAGGAAAAAGATATTAAAGATGCTGCCTTCAAAGAGGAAACTGAACGTGCAAGAGCTAAATCAGAGCAATCTTATGAATTGGAAAGAGCAAAGCTTGCTAAAGAGGTGAAGGAAGAAGAATTAACGCTAAAATTTTTAGAACGCGAACGTGCAGTTAAGCTTGAGGAAGAAGAAAGTAAGGTTCGTAAAACAAAAGCTGATGCCGAATACTATGAAACAACACGTAAAGCAGAAGCCGAGGCACGAAAATCTGAAATTGATGGAGAAGCAAAAGCCAGAATCCGTCGTGAAGAAGGATCTGCTGAAGCGGATGTCATTCGTGAGCGTGGTAAGGCAGAAGCAGAGGCTCGTAAGCTGTTAGCTGAGGCAATGGAAAAACACGGAGATGTGATTATCACTGAAAAATTAATTGAGATGTTACCAGTATTTGCAGAAAAAATTGCACAGCCTCTAACGAATATCGATTCCGTTAAGATTATTGATTCCGGTAATGGTCATGGTGTTTCTTCATTTGGTAAAAGCATTACAAAAACAATGGTAGATATTCAAGAACCATTAAAAGAAATGACAGGGATTGATATGGGAGAGTTGTTAAAATCATATGCAACTCGAACAAATCGTACGGATAATCATATTACTTTTCAAGAAGCAAAACGGGACAATGGCAGTGATTCAGTCACAGTAATAGAAGATGAGAAATAA
- a CDS encoding PucR family transcriptional regulator, with protein MDELLERVLSLSDLHEIVDGISNGLKKPVILESDHFFLLAYNSYYVDHFDSANQQTIFSKKCPLNIFEKFVETGIIDRLKTNEHPFRIHEMREIGLNQRVVVSAKYKGTIMGYIWIQEIEDPLTDEQLTFLYDASFHVGKMIYKKNKLKQQKAEKIEHFFREVINGAFVNEKELRWEATQLDIVLPSIYSVMVVNAVHADEELVEELKETIRSYLNLKDNTSHVLVDRTNIVIIVGCYSLKYSPVEAALNIIENLLSNFDEKRYSDIFIGIGNEFQPITFLQKSYKEALEVVSIAEKLGTQENVPYEHDKIGIFRYLDVINEKNKSISYTNKNLEILQQKDKESQTELVKTLEYYLVNNCKLKPTAEQMFIHPNTLNYRMKQIAELTTIDFSDFNQKCQLYLDLMLNKKKQV; from the coding sequence ATGGATGAGCTATTAGAGCGTGTGTTATCTTTATCTGATTTACACGAAATTGTGGACGGAATCAGCAATGGTTTAAAAAAGCCTGTTATTCTTGAGAGTGATCATTTTTTCTTACTTGCTTATAATTCCTATTATGTGGATCATTTTGATTCAGCAAATCAACAAACGATTTTTTCCAAAAAATGCCCATTAAATATTTTTGAAAAGTTCGTCGAAACAGGAATTATTGACAGATTAAAAACAAATGAACACCCTTTTAGAATCCATGAAATGAGGGAAATAGGTTTAAATCAGCGTGTTGTTGTAAGTGCCAAATACAAAGGAACAATTATGGGGTACATATGGATACAAGAAATTGAGGATCCTTTAACTGATGAACAGTTAACCTTCCTTTATGATGCTTCCTTTCATGTCGGCAAGATGATTTATAAGAAAAATAAATTAAAACAACAAAAAGCTGAGAAAATCGAACATTTTTTTCGAGAGGTTATTAATGGTGCCTTTGTTAATGAGAAGGAACTAAGATGGGAAGCGACACAGCTTGATATTGTTTTGCCGTCCATTTATAGTGTTATGGTTGTGAATGCCGTTCATGCTGATGAGGAGCTTGTAGAAGAACTAAAAGAAACCATTCGATCATATTTAAACTTAAAAGACAATACAAGCCATGTTTTAGTTGATCGAACAAATATTGTGATTATCGTCGGTTGTTATTCTCTTAAATACTCACCAGTAGAAGCTGCCCTAAATATTATCGAAAATCTATTATCAAACTTTGATGAGAAACGATATTCAGACATTTTTATTGGGATCGGTAATGAATTTCAACCTATTACATTTCTTCAAAAGAGCTACAAAGAAGCACTGGAAGTAGTTTCAATTGCTGAAAAACTTGGAACACAGGAAAATGTTCCATATGAACATGATAAAATTGGTATTTTTCGCTATCTCGATGTGATAAATGAAAAAAATAAGAGTATCAGCTATACAAATAAAAACCTTGAGATTCTTCAACAAAAAGACAAGGAAAGCCAAACAGAGTTAGTGAAAACTCTTGAGTATTATCTTGTGAATAATTGTAAATTGAAGCCAACTGCTGAACAGATGTTTATTCACCCAAATACGTTAAATTATCGAATGAAGCAAATTGCCGAGTTAACGACAATTGACTTTTCAGATTTCAATCAAAAGTGTCAGCTATATCTTGATTTGATGTTAAATAAAAAGAAACAAGTATGA
- a CDS encoding Zn-dependent hydrolase produces the protein MQRQKLLINGERLKNELETFANFGRTENNGVTRLSLSSEDILVRDYFCKCCEDLGMKVKVDDMGSIYATLEGKNKRPPIVIGSHLDTVKNGGKFDGVLGVVAGLEIVRTLVENKIKPETSITIVNFTNEEGARFEPSMMASGVLSGKFSKSDMIKSTDQNGETFSEALKKSGYDGAIENRLTEASCFLELHIEQGPILESENLSIGIVDCVLGMVCYELEVTGESDHAGTTPMSMRKDALFEANHLISTIRKKVGILDGELVYTLGRLSVLPNIHTVIPNKVVFSFEARHKDSMIIQKVEEIIRSLPNSSIEGCEVKIRKLWDRNTVWFNPDLCELLEQSTDTLGYSYKRMVSGAGHDAQFLASFVPSAMVFVPSVNGKSHCEVEESSWEDCEKGVNVLLETTLTMMSEE, from the coding sequence ATGCAGAGACAAAAGCTATTAATTAACGGGGAAAGACTTAAAAATGAACTAGAAACATTCGCTAATTTTGGTCGTACAGAAAATAATGGGGTAACCAGATTATCATTATCATCGGAGGATATCTTGGTTAGAGATTATTTTTGTAAATGTTGTGAAGATCTTGGAATGAAGGTAAAGGTGGACGATATGGGATCGATTTATGCAACACTAGAAGGAAAAAATAAGAGGCCTCCGATTGTCATTGGATCACATTTAGATACAGTTAAAAATGGTGGTAAATTTGATGGTGTTTTAGGTGTTGTAGCGGGATTAGAGATTGTGAGAACACTTGTGGAAAATAAGATAAAGCCTGAAACATCTATTACCATTGTTAATTTTACCAATGAGGAAGGAGCAAGGTTTGAACCGTCAATGATGGCTTCAGGTGTACTATCAGGAAAGTTTAGTAAATCGGATATGATTAAAAGTACAGATCAAAATGGAGAGACCTTTTCCGAGGCACTGAAAAAAAGTGGATATGATGGAGCGATAGAAAATCGATTAACAGAAGCATCTTGTTTTTTAGAGTTACATATTGAACAGGGGCCGATATTAGAAAGTGAAAATCTTAGCATAGGAATCGTTGATTGTGTGTTAGGGATGGTATGTTATGAATTAGAAGTAACTGGAGAATCTGATCACGCTGGGACAACCCCGATGAGTATGAGAAAGGATGCACTTTTTGAAGCAAATCATCTTATCTCAACAATACGCAAAAAGGTAGGAATCTTAGATGGTGAACTGGTTTATACATTAGGAAGGTTGAGTGTGCTACCGAATATACACACAGTCATTCCAAATAAAGTGGTTTTTTCTTTTGAAGCAAGACATAAAGATTCCATGATCATCCAAAAAGTTGAAGAAATTATCCGTTCACTCCCCAATTCATCTATAGAAGGTTGTGAAGTAAAGATAAGAAAATTATGGGATCGTAATACGGTTTGGTTTAATCCAGACCTATGCGAACTCTTGGAGCAATCAACAGACACATTAGGTTACTCCTACAAAAGAATGGTAAGTGGTGCTGGACATGATGCACAATTTTTAGCAAGCTTTGTTCCTTCTGCAATGGTGTTTGTTCCAAGTGTAAATGGAAAGAGTCATTGTGAGGTGGAGGAGTCAAGCTGGGAAGATTGTGAAAAGGGAGTAAATGTCTTATTAGAGACAACACTAACGATGATGTCTGAGGAGTAA
- a CDS encoding DUF1801 domain-containing protein has product MYEQKTKENDKSVIEYIESVESPKKREDAYKLLAIFTEVSGYQAKMWGPSIIGFGKYHYKYSTGHKGDAPLVGFSPRKAKISLYFATGDSEREKLLEKFGKHTSGKACVYINKLADIDTKVLEELISQSINFLRRTYPE; this is encoded by the coding sequence TTGTACGAACAAAAAACAAAAGAAAATGATAAAAGTGTCATTGAATATATTGAAAGCGTGGAAAGTCCCAAAAAACGTGAAGATGCCTACAAATTATTAGCTATTTTTACGGAAGTATCAGGCTATCAGGCAAAGATGTGGGGACCAAGCATTATTGGGTTTGGGAAGTATCACTATAAATACTCCACCGGTCATAAAGGTGATGCACCTCTTGTTGGCTTTTCTCCACGAAAAGCCAAAATTAGCTTGTATTTTGCAACAGGTGATTCCGAACGAGAGAAGTTACTAGAAAAATTCGGCAAGCACACTAGTGGAAAAGCATGTGTTTATATTAATAAACTGGCAGATATTGATACAAAAGTTTTAGAGGAGTTAATTTCTCAATCAATCAACTTTTTGAGAAGAACTTATCCAGAGTAA
- a CDS encoding HAD family hydrolase, whose product MTNYKILFLDIDGTLLRPDDTIEDSSKKAIAQVKKKGVEVFLATGRPLHEISHIAEELNIESFIGYNGAYAIHKGEDIFRAPMSSSTVEKFVDIAKNNEHELVLYTHEENIFSDLESPVVKEFISAFHLHKNNSYSLDVIDKILGITLINLSENEPALYEKEDPSIHLSQVNVDGLRHCYDVIRDNVNKGIAVQHILELLSIPREAAIAFGDGMNDKEMLELVGEGFAMGNGHPDLFQYAKYKTTKVTNSGVYNGLKSLGLVD is encoded by the coding sequence ATGACTAATTATAAAATTTTGTTTCTAGACATTGATGGTACACTGTTAAGACCAGACGACACAATAGAAGATTCCTCAAAAAAAGCTATAGCTCAAGTGAAGAAAAAGGGAGTTGAAGTATTCCTTGCGACAGGTCGCCCGTTACATGAAATATCACATATTGCAGAAGAATTAAATATTGAATCATTTATTGGCTACAATGGAGCGTATGCCATTCATAAGGGTGAGGATATTTTTCGGGCTCCAATGTCGAGTTCAACGGTTGAAAAGTTTGTTGATATTGCCAAAAACAATGAGCATGAGCTTGTCTTGTACACTCATGAGGAGAATATTTTCTCTGACTTAGAAAGTCCAGTCGTAAAAGAATTTATTTCAGCTTTTCATCTACATAAAAATAATTCCTATTCACTTGATGTAATTGATAAAATTTTAGGAATCACTCTTATTAATTTAAGTGAGAATGAACCAGCACTTTATGAAAAAGAAGATCCTTCGATTCATTTATCACAGGTCAATGTTGATGGATTACGTCATTGCTATGATGTGATTCGAGACAACGTAAATAAAGGGATTGCTGTTCAACATATCCTAGAGCTACTCTCTATCCCAAGAGAAGCTGCCATTGCTTTCGGTGATGGAATGAATGATAAAGAAATGCTCGAGCTTGTTGGAGAAGGCTTTGCTATGGGAAATGGACATCCCGATCTTTTTCAATACGCGAAATATAAAACAACGAAAGTAACAAACTCAGGTGTATACAACGGTTTAAAATCACTTGGACTTGTTGACTAA
- a CDS encoding cold-shock protein yields MAQGRVKWFNSEKGFGFIEVEGGDDVFVHFSSIQGEGYKSLDEGQEVTFDIEQGNRGPQAANVQKI; encoded by the coding sequence ATGGCACAAGGAAGAGTAAAATGGTTTAACTCAGAAAAAGGTTTTGGATTTATTGAGGTTGAAGGTGGAGATGACGTATTTGTTCACTTCTCTTCAATTCAAGGAGAAGGTTATAAAAGCTTAGATGAAGGACAAGAAGTTACTTTTGACATTGAGCAAGGTAACAGAGGTCCTCAAGCTGCTAACGTTCAAAAAATATAA